In a genomic window of Leptospira hartskeerlii:
- a CDS encoding helix-turn-helix domain-containing protein yields MAKTIYTEEYKIFQKLLKKAREEAGFTQVDVAEALKTPQSFISKVEAGDRRIDVIEFWNLAKLYKKPVDFFFKFDDKAVLKSKKKSLKAASSTKKKSK; encoded by the coding sequence TTGGCTAAAACAATCTACACCGAAGAATATAAGATTTTCCAAAAGTTGCTAAAGAAGGCCCGGGAAGAAGCAGGTTTCACACAAGTGGATGTTGCCGAGGCGCTTAAAACACCGCAATCTTTCATTTCAAAAGTCGAGGCGGGAGACAGAAGGATAGACGTTATTGAATTCTGGAATTTGGCAAAACTTTATAAGAAACCTGTGGACTTCTTCTTTAAGTTTGATGATAAAGCAGTACTCAAATCCAAAAAGAAGTCTTTAAAAGCCGCAAGTTCTACCAAGAAAAAGTCCAAATAA